One Sphingopyxis macrogoltabida genomic region harbors:
- the merA gene encoding mercury(II) reductase: MSDCCNRGDGSQAKKYDLIVVGGGSAGFSAAITAAEQGAQVAVIGAGTIGGTCVNVGCVPSKALIRAVESIHHANAAPMRFNGVEAGARMADWGKVIAEKDSLVSGLRQAKYADLLPLYNNIAYHEGTARLVENGVEAGGRRFTADRIVIATGTRPAVPAIPGLPDVDALDSTTALDLTELPKSMIVLGGGYIGVELAQMFSRAGVDVTLVFRSRLLPDMEPEIGAALTDYLSSEGITVLGDLAYQSAHKTAEGGTALTVLRNGVAETIVAERLLVATGRAPNVEDLGLIEAGVKQTLSGAIIVDDHMRTSVRGVYAAGDVTGRDQFVYMAAYGAKIAAKNALNGDSLRYDNSAMPAVVFSDPQVASVGFTEAQAIAAGYATRTSTLPLENVPRALAARDTRGLIKLVADGRTRKLLGAHILAPEGADSIQTAAMAIRCGLTIDDLAEMIFPYLTTVEGLKLAAQTFDRDVKRLSCCAG, translated from the coding sequence ATGAGTGATTGCTGCAATCGGGGCGACGGCTCTCAGGCCAAGAAGTACGACCTTATCGTCGTGGGCGGCGGCTCGGCTGGGTTCTCGGCCGCGATTACCGCGGCGGAGCAAGGAGCCCAAGTCGCCGTTATCGGTGCCGGCACCATCGGCGGAACCTGCGTCAACGTCGGCTGCGTTCCTTCCAAGGCGCTGATCCGCGCGGTCGAGAGCATTCACCACGCGAATGCCGCGCCGATGCGGTTCAACGGTGTCGAGGCCGGGGCACGAATGGCCGATTGGGGCAAGGTGATCGCCGAAAAGGACTCGCTCGTCTCGGGCCTTCGTCAGGCGAAATATGCGGATCTCCTGCCTCTCTACAATAATATCGCCTACCATGAAGGCACGGCGCGGCTCGTCGAAAATGGCGTCGAGGCCGGTGGAAGGCGGTTCACCGCTGACCGGATCGTGATTGCGACAGGTACGCGTCCGGCGGTGCCGGCTATCCCGGGCCTTCCGGACGTCGATGCGCTCGACAGCACTACCGCGCTCGACCTGACCGAGTTGCCGAAATCGATGATCGTCCTCGGGGGCGGCTATATCGGTGTGGAACTCGCCCAGATGTTCTCCCGCGCCGGCGTCGACGTGACGCTCGTTTTCCGCAGCCGCCTTCTCCCCGATATGGAGCCGGAGATCGGTGCCGCGCTGACCGACTATCTTTCGAGCGAAGGCATCACGGTTCTGGGCGACCTCGCCTATCAGTCGGCCCACAAGACGGCGGAAGGGGGCACTGCGCTCACCGTCCTGCGCAACGGGGTCGCCGAAACCATCGTCGCGGAGCGCCTTCTCGTAGCGACCGGGCGCGCCCCGAATGTGGAGGACCTCGGTCTCATCGAGGCAGGGGTGAAGCAGACGCTCAGCGGTGCCATCATTGTCGATGACCATATGCGAACCTCGGTGCGCGGCGTCTATGCCGCCGGCGATGTGACGGGCCGAGACCAGTTCGTTTACATGGCAGCCTATGGCGCAAAGATCGCCGCCAAGAACGCCTTGAACGGCGATAGCCTGCGGTACGACAATTCGGCCATGCCGGCCGTCGTATTCAGCGATCCGCAGGTAGCCAGTGTCGGCTTCACCGAAGCGCAGGCTATCGCGGCAGGATATGCAACGCGAACCTCGACCCTCCCGCTCGAGAATGTTCCGCGCGCATTGGCGGCTCGCGACACGCGCGGCCTGATCAAGCTGGTTGCGGATGGCCGGACCCGCAAACTGCTGGGCGCGCATATCTTGGCGCCGGAAGGTGCGGACAGTATCCAGACCGCCGCCATGGCGATCCGCTGCGGCCTCACGATCGACGATCTGGCGGAGATGATCTTCCCCTATCTGACCACGGTCGAAGGACTGAAGCTGGCTGCGCAGACATTCGATCGGGATGTGAAAAGGCTGTCCTGCTGTGCAGGATAA
- the merP gene encoding mercury resistance system periplasmic binding protein MerP has product MKKLTLFAAAAALFASGPAFAAIRTTTLAVENMTCVTCAPTVKKSLSRVPGVTAVEVSAKTHTATVTYDDAKTSTAALIAATTNAGYPSRVRK; this is encoded by the coding sequence ATGAAGAAGCTTACCCTGTTCGCGGCCGCGGCTGCGCTGTTCGCATCCGGGCCGGCCTTTGCCGCAATCCGGACCACCACCTTGGCGGTCGAGAACATGACCTGCGTGACCTGCGCTCCCACCGTCAAAAAGAGCCTGTCGCGCGTACCCGGCGTGACCGCTGTCGAAGTGTCGGCCAAAACGCATACCGCGACGGTCACCTATGACGACGCCAAGACCAGCACCGCGGCGTTGATCGCGGCGACCACCAACGCTGGCTACCCTTCCCGAGTCCGCAAGTGA
- a CDS encoding SRPBCC family protein yields MIEFESDHFLPYTPAQIWAILGDFDTHGIWNPYVRIERLAGDPIAIRYSIRMDPSRPKFLEVPATIISARDGEELILDVRPSFVLHFEESYVLTPTPEGTKFAHRYRSRGPFAWLRLPGIRTSFERMLSSIDGILLSYLKSKYGKQQSPPGRPKPKFRTGRR; encoded by the coding sequence GTGATCGAGTTCGAGAGCGACCATTTTCTGCCCTATACGCCAGCTCAGATCTGGGCGATCCTCGGCGATTTCGACACTCACGGAATATGGAATCCCTATGTCCGGATCGAGCGATTGGCCGGGGACCCTATCGCGATCCGCTATTCGATACGCATGGATCCGAGCAGGCCCAAGTTTCTTGAAGTTCCCGCAACAATTATCTCCGCGCGCGACGGAGAAGAGCTGATACTCGACGTGCGGCCGAGCTTCGTCCTTCATTTCGAGGAGAGTTATGTCCTGACGCCGACGCCGGAAGGGACGAAGTTTGCCCACCGCTATCGGTCCCGTGGGCCATTTGCCTGGCTTCGACTTCCCGGCATCCGCACGAGCTTTGAAAGAATGCTCTCTTCGATCGACGGAATTCTTCTCAGCTATCTAAAGTCCAAATATGGCAAGCAGCAATCGCCACCGGGACGGCCGAAGCCCAAGTTTCGAACGGGTCGGCGATGA
- a CDS encoding MerR family transcriptional regulator codes for MTKRLAIGDLARETGTKVNTIRFYEEIGLLPEALRTASGRRSYDPADLRRLAFIRHGRQLGFSIPEIRSLLALSDQPDRDCGEAAAIARAHLADIGIRIARLETLQRALTEVATSCEGGRAAECRVIEAIAGTDLAL; via the coding sequence ATGACGAAGCGGCTCGCGATCGGCGACCTTGCCCGAGAGACCGGCACCAAGGTCAACACCATCCGCTTCTATGAAGAGATCGGACTGTTGCCCGAGGCGCTGCGCACCGCTTCCGGACGGCGAAGCTATGATCCGGCCGACCTCCGGCGGCTCGCCTTCATCCGCCATGGCCGCCAGCTCGGTTTTTCGATCCCCGAGATCCGCTCGCTGCTGGCGCTTTCGGACCAGCCCGATCGCGATTGCGGCGAGGCTGCGGCGATCGCGCGGGCGCATCTCGCCGATATCGGCATACGCATCGCGCGGCTCGAAACCTTGCAGAGGGCGCTAACCGAGGTCGCGACCTCCTGCGAGGGCGGGCGGGCCGCCGAATGCCGGGTGATAGAGGCGATCGCGGGTACCGACCTCGCGCTCTAG
- a CDS encoding heavy metal translocating P-type ATPase: MSDQLRLDIPLLLPEVADTADRCVARLMSELEGRDGVDKVHVVRSSDGSPPQLCIHYRPDILPLERVRQLARSAGAELTGQYQHLFWDDLEGVGHARRARTIGLRLRGIPGVIEAEVGVAGTLRAEFQRSETSIETIRKILSDIGVTQKSVAVASNVPAEAAHEHGEDGHDHGPGHAHGPDHKHGHKGEDGHDHGHDHGGIFGERTELIFALLCGLVLGIGFAIEKLAAVPEWVPIAFYIAAYGFGGWFTVREAIENLKLKRFEIDTLMLVAAAGAAALGAWAEGALLLFLFSLGHALEHYAMGRAKRAIEALAELAPQTAVVKAADGSSREVSVELLQIGDTVVVKPNERLPADGFVVVGRSAVNQAPVTGESVPVDKEPVPDRAAAAAKPDALDAKYRVFAGTINGQGAIEIAVTRLAADTTLAKVVKMVSGAETQKSPTQRFTDRFERIFVPSVLALVFVLLFAWVVVDEPFRDSFYRAMAVLVAASPCALAIATPSAVLSGVARAARGGVLVKGGGPLENLGSLTALAFDKTGTLTEGKPRITDVIPATGVPKEELLRIAVAVERLSDHPLAAAIARDGEEMLTSTPVPTADDLNSLTGRGVTAKVEGETVLIGKAEMFGTDGVAPIGAEVAAAISGLRDQGRTTMVVRMGDRDLGAIGLMDTPRESARTAIAKLRDLGIRRMIMISGDHQKVAESIAAEVGIGEAWGDLMPDQKVDAIRDLKAQQPVAMVGDGVNDAPAMATATVGIAMGAAGSDVALETADVALMADDLAHLPFAIGLSRQTRRIIRQNLVVSLGVVVVLVPATIFGLGIGPAVAAHEGSTLVVVANALRLLAYRDRGAV, from the coding sequence ATGAGTGACCAGTTGCGGCTCGATATTCCGCTTCTCCTCCCCGAAGTCGCCGATACCGCTGACCGCTGCGTCGCGCGTCTCATGAGCGAACTCGAAGGACGCGACGGCGTCGACAAGGTTCATGTCGTCCGCTCCAGCGATGGCTCGCCGCCGCAGCTGTGCATTCATTATCGGCCGGATATTCTGCCGCTCGAACGGGTGCGGCAGCTGGCGCGCAGCGCCGGCGCCGAGCTCACCGGCCAGTATCAACATCTCTTCTGGGACGATCTCGAAGGCGTCGGCCACGCCAGGCGTGCCCGCACGATCGGCCTGCGACTTCGCGGAATACCGGGCGTGATCGAAGCCGAAGTCGGTGTAGCGGGAACGCTGCGCGCCGAGTTCCAGCGTTCCGAAACCTCCATCGAAACGATCAGAAAGATACTCTCGGATATTGGTGTCACCCAGAAATCGGTCGCCGTCGCGTCGAATGTTCCGGCAGAAGCCGCGCATGAACACGGCGAGGACGGGCACGATCATGGGCCGGGGCACGCGCATGGGCCTGACCACAAACATGGTCACAAAGGCGAGGATGGCCACGACCATGGTCATGATCATGGCGGCATCTTCGGCGAACGGACCGAGTTGATCTTCGCGCTGCTTTGCGGTCTCGTCCTCGGCATCGGCTTCGCGATTGAAAAGCTTGCCGCGGTGCCGGAATGGGTGCCGATCGCATTCTATATCGCAGCCTATGGTTTCGGCGGCTGGTTTACCGTCCGCGAGGCGATCGAAAATCTGAAGCTCAAGCGCTTTGAGATCGACACGCTGATGCTCGTCGCCGCAGCGGGCGCGGCGGCGCTCGGCGCGTGGGCAGAGGGCGCGTTGCTCCTCTTCCTTTTCAGCCTCGGTCACGCGCTCGAACATTATGCCATGGGCCGTGCCAAGCGCGCGATCGAGGCGCTCGCCGAACTGGCGCCGCAGACAGCAGTCGTGAAAGCCGCGGACGGCAGCAGCCGCGAGGTCTCGGTCGAGCTTTTGCAGATCGGCGACACGGTCGTGGTCAAGCCCAATGAGCGGCTGCCCGCCGACGGTTTCGTCGTCGTCGGGCGCTCGGCGGTCAATCAGGCCCCGGTGACTGGCGAGAGCGTCCCGGTCGACAAGGAGCCCGTGCCCGATCGCGCGGCCGCCGCCGCGAAGCCTGATGCGCTCGACGCGAAATATCGCGTCTTCGCGGGCACGATCAACGGCCAGGGTGCGATCGAGATCGCGGTAACCCGCCTTGCGGCCGACACCACGCTCGCCAAGGTCGTTAAAATGGTGAGCGGGGCGGAAACCCAGAAGTCGCCGACCCAGCGCTTCACCGATCGCTTCGAACGGATCTTTGTGCCGAGCGTCCTCGCGCTGGTCTTCGTCCTGCTCTTCGCCTGGGTGGTCGTCGATGAGCCCTTCCGCGATAGCTTCTACCGCGCCATGGCCGTGCTCGTCGCGGCGAGCCCCTGCGCGCTCGCAATCGCGACGCCGAGCGCCGTGCTTTCGGGCGTCGCGCGCGCTGCGCGCGGAGGAGTGCTCGTGAAGGGCGGCGGTCCATTGGAGAATCTGGGATCGCTGACTGCGCTCGCGTTCGACAAGACCGGCACACTGACCGAGGGCAAGCCGCGTATCACCGACGTCATTCCAGCCACAGGCGTTCCCAAGGAGGAATTGTTGCGGATCGCTGTGGCGGTTGAGCGGCTCAGCGACCATCCGCTCGCTGCGGCCATCGCCCGCGATGGCGAGGAGATGCTGACCTCGACGCCCGTTCCGACCGCCGACGATCTCAACAGCCTGACCGGGCGCGGGGTCACCGCGAAGGTCGAAGGCGAGACTGTCCTGATCGGAAAGGCGGAAATGTTCGGCACCGACGGGGTTGCCCCAATCGGCGCGGAGGTCGCCGCGGCGATCTCCGGGCTTCGCGACCAGGGACGAACGACCATGGTGGTCCGTATGGGCGATCGCGACCTCGGGGCAATCGGCCTGATGGACACGCCGCGCGAGTCTGCGCGAACTGCGATTGCGAAACTTCGCGATCTTGGCATCCGCCGGATGATCATGATCTCGGGCGATCACCAGAAGGTAGCCGAATCGATCGCAGCCGAAGTGGGGATCGGCGAGGCCTGGGGCGATCTGATGCCTGACCAGAAGGTCGACGCCATTCGCGACCTCAAGGCCCAGCAGCCCGTCGCGATGGTCGGTGACGGCGTCAATGACGCGCCGGCCATGGCGACCGCTACCGTAGGCATTGCGATGGGAGCGGCGGGTTCCGATGTGGCGCTCGAGACTGCCGACGTCGCGCTCATGGCCGATGATCTTGCCCATCTGCCGTTCGCGATCGGCCTCAGCCGCCAGACGCGGCGGATCATTCGCCAGAATCTGGTCGTCAGCCTCGGTGTGGTCGTGGTCCTCGTGCCGGCGACGATTTTCGGGCTGGGGATCGGCCCTGCGGTCGCCGCGCACGAAGGCTCAACCCTTGTCGTCGTCGCCAACGCGCTTCGTTTGCTGGCTTACCGTGACCGTGGCGCCGTTTGA
- a CDS encoding DsbA family protein, producing MNRRIGVVATLVLSALAFTGGAMLYSGSAEGEPTKKVVAGPVDSLIRPHSPIIGPKNAPVTIVEFFDPSCEACRAFYPTVKGIVAKYPKDVRLVMRYLPLHPGSAEAIVILEAARVQGKLEPVTAALLEAQPDWHDGKMDGAWAAAEKAGLNVAKARAMPTADAMAWMEQDIADARAVGVKGTPTFFVNGEMLIQPSPEQVEAKVQAAVAAKGK from the coding sequence ATGAACCGACGTATCGGAGTGGTGGCCACGCTTGTCCTATCGGCGCTCGCCTTTACCGGTGGCGCGATGCTCTACAGCGGGAGCGCCGAGGGAGAACCCACGAAGAAGGTCGTGGCGGGACCCGTCGACAGCCTCATTCGCCCGCACTCGCCGATCATTGGGCCGAAAAATGCCCCGGTCACGATCGTCGAATTCTTCGACCCGTCGTGCGAGGCCTGCCGCGCCTTCTATCCGACGGTGAAGGGCATCGTCGCTAAATATCCCAAGGATGTGCGTCTCGTGATGCGCTACCTCCCACTGCACCCCGGCTCGGCCGAAGCGATCGTGATCCTCGAAGCCGCGCGGGTGCAGGGCAAGCTCGAGCCTGTAACGGCGGCGCTGCTCGAGGCGCAGCCCGACTGGCACGACGGCAAGATGGACGGCGCCTGGGCCGCCGCCGAGAAGGCCGGCCTCAATGTCGCGAAGGCGCGCGCGATGCCGACCGCCGATGCGATGGCGTGGATGGAGCAGGACATCGCCGACGCGAGGGCGGTCGGCGTCAAGGGCACCCCGACCTTCTTCGTTAATGGCGAGATGCTCATCCAGCCGAGTCCCGAACAGGTCGAGGCCAAGGTCCAGGCCGCGGTCGCGGCAAAGGGCAAATGA
- a CDS encoding DUF5990 family protein produces the protein MTRANQSAIPFRIVIEQPVVGVLHSLQDKRNHPLDPKSSAAGEPLTFDFIIRVGPGPKFFGDLVRREGPERRFVYICVGQMAGDPSSPWSRRMKIDIHDIEQRLLDEAPVGSGRIEISIIGTGKDGTPACATVQPMRRRMA, from the coding sequence ATGACCCGGGCCAATCAGAGCGCGATTCCCTTTCGCATCGTCATCGAGCAACCGGTGGTGGGCGTGCTCCATAGCCTGCAGGATAAGCGCAATCATCCGCTCGACCCCAAGTCTTCGGCGGCCGGGGAGCCGCTGACGTTCGATTTCATCATCCGCGTCGGTCCGGGACCAAAATTCTTCGGTGATCTCGTTCGGCGCGAAGGTCCGGAGCGCCGGTTCGTCTATATTTGCGTCGGTCAGATGGCGGGCGACCCGAGTTCGCCTTGGAGCCGGCGGATGAAGATCGACATCCACGACATCGAGCAGCGATTGCTCGATGAGGCGCCAGTCGGCTCGGGCCGAATTGAAATCTCGATCATCGGCACGGGGAAAGACGGCACGCCGGCATGCGCTACCGTGCAGCCCATGAGGCGGCGGATGGCGTAG
- a CDS encoding disulfide bond formation protein B → MTSFPRLSAQKWRPLGAAWAIALVSSLAVLFIGEVMGQAPCDLCWFQRAFMFPLAIILGIAAFKSDRAVVPYGLALGAGGGLVALYHSLLYVGVIPAPIVPCTGGPSCSGESMAIGGVPLPLLSLAAFALILTLLLNFQRRLKS, encoded by the coding sequence ATGACAAGCTTTCCCCGTCTTTCCGCCCAGAAATGGCGCCCGCTTGGCGCGGCTTGGGCGATCGCACTCGTATCGAGCCTCGCCGTCCTCTTCATTGGCGAGGTCATGGGCCAGGCGCCCTGTGATCTCTGCTGGTTTCAGCGCGCCTTCATGTTCCCGCTCGCGATCATTCTCGGGATTGCAGCGTTCAAGTCGGACCGCGCCGTGGTTCCTTATGGGCTGGCGCTCGGAGCGGGCGGTGGTCTCGTCGCCCTCTATCATAGCCTTCTCTACGTCGGTGTCATTCCGGCCCCGATCGTCCCATGTACCGGTGGCCCCTCATGCTCGGGAGAGAGCATGGCAATCGGAGGCGTGCCGCTGCCCCTCCTGTCGCTGGCCGCATTCGCGCTCATCCTTACCCTCTTGCTCAACTTCCAAAGGAGACTGAAATCATGA
- a CDS encoding class I SAM-dependent methyltransferase encodes MSDAHRDFVPALGKSGSLDRYDAAIALMTREKRWRSDLLRFAEPRPGERIVDIGCGTGTFAIALKQAAPESIVLAVDPDPAVLEIARAKAEVADAEIRWFEAMGDELDGIAALRQCDKIVSSLVLHQCPMAVKEAIAAQMFRLLRPGGTLFIADYGEQRSLLMRMLFRQIQLLDGFEYTEPNAKGCVPEILTAAGFEAVEEMKVIPTPTGSISIYGAKR; translated from the coding sequence ATGTCAGACGCACACAGAGACTTCGTCCCGGCACTCGGCAAGAGCGGATCGCTCGACCGCTACGATGCCGCCATAGCCCTCATGACCAGAGAGAAAAGATGGCGAAGCGACTTGCTGCGCTTCGCCGAACCGCGGCCGGGCGAGCGGATCGTCGATATCGGGTGCGGCACGGGAACATTTGCAATCGCCCTCAAGCAGGCGGCGCCGGAGAGCATCGTTCTGGCGGTCGATCCCGACCCTGCCGTGCTGGAAATCGCGCGCGCCAAGGCTGAGGTTGCCGATGCCGAGATTCGATGGTTTGAGGCCATGGGCGACGAGCTGGACGGCATCGCCGCACTCCGGCAATGCGACAAGATCGTATCGAGCCTCGTCCTTCACCAGTGCCCGATGGCCGTGAAGGAAGCGATTGCCGCGCAGATGTTCAGGCTCCTGAGGCCGGGCGGGACTCTCTTCATAGCCGACTATGGCGAGCAGCGCTCGCTGCTGATGCGCATGCTTTTTCGACAGATCCAGCTGCTCGACGGGTTCGAATATACCGAACCCAACGCGAAGGGCTGCGTCCCGGAGATCCTTACAGCCGCGGGCTTCGAGGCGGTCGAAGAGATGAAAGTCATCCCGACGCCGACCGGCTCGATTTCAATCTATGGGGCGAAGCGGTAG
- a CDS encoding cation transporter: MTASSESGDGCGCTGDPVRAEKDPAYRRALWIVVLLNLGFGAIEIVGGFIANSQALKADSLDFIGDGTITLAGLVAIGWTALARTRIALAQGLFLLSLGIGVIGVALWRALTAVPPEAELMGGIGVAALLVNLTSAAVLSRFRDGDANVRAVWLFSRNDAIANVAVIIAAGLVAWTGQAWPDLAVAAIIAALFLHSAYEILRSARSELRELSTVAGQ, from the coding sequence ATGACGGCAAGTTCGGAAAGCGGCGATGGCTGTGGCTGCACGGGAGACCCGGTGCGCGCGGAAAAGGACCCGGCCTACCGCCGCGCGCTCTGGATCGTCGTGCTCCTCAACCTTGGCTTCGGCGCGATCGAGATCGTCGGCGGGTTCATCGCCAACAGCCAGGCGCTGAAAGCCGACTCGCTGGACTTCATCGGCGACGGCACGATCACGCTGGCCGGCCTCGTCGCGATCGGCTGGACCGCGCTCGCCCGCACGCGTATCGCCTTAGCCCAAGGCCTGTTCCTGCTGTCGCTGGGCATTGGCGTCATCGGTGTCGCGCTGTGGCGCGCGCTGACCGCGGTGCCGCCCGAAGCCGAGCTGATGGGCGGTATTGGCGTCGCCGCCCTCCTCGTCAACCTCACCTCGGCCGCCGTCCTCTCGCGCTTCCGCGACGGCGACGCCAATGTCCGCGCGGTGTGGCTGTTCAGCCGCAACGACGCGATCGCCAATGTGGCGGTGATCATCGCCGCCGGCCTCGTGGCATGGACTGGCCAGGCCTGGCCCGACTTGGCGGTCGCCGCCATCATCGCCGCGCTCTTCCTGCATTCGGCCTATGAGATTCTTCGCAGCGCGCGGAGCGAATTGCGCGAACTTTCGACTGTGGCCGGACAATAG
- a CDS encoding cytochrome c/FTR1 family iron permease has product MPSALRFLSLLIALAAIGCLVVPTAQARTDADEVQTIWRLLDYVAVDYGGAVANGAVTSTVEYAEMTEFSATVRKGIEALPVSPARARLVGEAGQLQAAIASKADPGKVAGQARGLAADLLAAYPVPLAPRNAPDPRRGAQVYLENCASCHGARGDGNGPQAKGLDPAPIDFTDAGRARKRSLFALYQVIGQGLEGTSMPSFAHLPSDDRWAVAAYAGGFAFRDVASGRRIWNQTPTARDLVPDLQAFTSLSPEALGRGLGSEQADALTAYLRSDPQALTTASPATLAVARDKLAQSLAAYRKGNRSEAERLALSAYLDGFEPIEPILTTRDSALMAQIESAMSDYRVSIARGAPVDAVAGKAAAVEALFADAEAALSPDAASDASTFVGALTILLREGLEALLIIVAMIAFLRKAERPEVLPYVHGGWIAALAAGGATWAVATYAISISGASRELTEGFGSLFAAVVLVWVGIWMHGKSHAESWQRYIREAMGKALSRRSAWFLFGLAFLVVYREVFETILFFAALAAQGSRSAIAVGAGTAVVILAAIAWVMLRYSRVLPIGKFFAYSSALIAILAVVLAGKGAGALQEAGLLGITPLAHFPRFPAMGIFPSLEPLLLQLLALAILWIGYRYNSRQHRRIETAPGR; this is encoded by the coding sequence ATGCCCTCCGCCCTCCGCTTTCTCTCTCTGCTGATCGCGCTTGCCGCTATCGGCTGCCTCGTCGTGCCGACGGCACAGGCCCGCACTGATGCCGACGAGGTCCAGACCATCTGGCGTCTGCTGGACTATGTTGCGGTCGACTATGGTGGTGCCGTCGCGAATGGAGCGGTGACGAGCACGGTCGAATATGCCGAGATGACCGAGTTTTCTGCCACCGTTCGCAAGGGGATCGAAGCGCTTCCGGTATCCCCGGCGCGCGCTCGCCTTGTTGGCGAAGCGGGACAACTCCAAGCGGCAATCGCGTCGAAGGCGGACCCCGGCAAGGTGGCTGGCCAGGCGCGCGGACTCGCGGCGGACCTGCTCGCCGCTTACCCTGTGCCCCTCGCGCCGCGCAACGCTCCAGATCCCCGGCGCGGAGCCCAAGTCTATCTGGAAAATTGCGCCAGCTGTCACGGCGCGCGCGGCGATGGCAATGGGCCTCAGGCCAAGGGGCTCGACCCGGCGCCTATTGATTTCACCGACGCCGGACGCGCTCGCAAGCGCAGTCTGTTCGCACTCTACCAGGTCATAGGACAGGGGCTCGAAGGCACGTCCATGCCCAGTTTTGCCCATTTGCCGTCCGACGACCGCTGGGCGGTAGCAGCCTATGCCGGTGGATTTGCCTTTCGCGACGTCGCATCCGGCCGGCGTATCTGGAACCAGACCCCTACGGCGCGCGATCTGGTCCCCGACCTGCAAGCCTTTACAAGTCTCAGCCCCGAAGCGCTTGGCCGTGGGCTGGGATCGGAGCAGGCCGACGCGCTCACCGCCTATTTGCGTTCCGATCCCCAGGCATTGACAACCGCTTCGCCCGCGACGCTTGCGGTTGCGCGTGACAAATTGGCGCAAAGCCTTGCCGCGTACCGCAAGGGCAATCGGAGCGAGGCAGAGCGCCTGGCGCTGTCCGCCTATCTCGACGGTTTCGAACCGATTGAGCCGATTCTGACGACGCGCGATTCCGCCCTTATGGCGCAAATCGAATCCGCGATGTCCGATTACCGCGTTTCCATCGCGCGAGGTGCGCCGGTCGATGCGGTCGCGGGTAAAGCCGCCGCCGTCGAAGCCCTGTTCGCCGATGCCGAAGCTGCACTTTCTCCCGATGCAGCGAGCGACGCATCGACCTTTGTCGGGGCGCTGACCATCTTGCTGCGCGAGGGTCTCGAAGCCCTTCTGATCATCGTGGCGATGATCGCCTTCTTGCGAAAGGCCGAACGGCCTGAAGTCCTACCCTATGTCCATGGCGGCTGGATCGCCGCCTTGGCTGCCGGCGGCGCAACGTGGGCAGTCGCGACGTATGCAATCTCGATCAGCGGAGCGAGCCGCGAGTTGACAGAGGGCTTTGGCTCGCTTTTCGCCGCAGTCGTGCTCGTCTGGGTCGGCATCTGGATGCACGGAAAGTCGCACGCGGAGAGCTGGCAGCGCTATATCCGCGAAGCGATGGGCAAGGCGCTTTCGCGTCGCTCGGCCTGGTTCCTGTTCGGGCTCGCTTTCCTCGTGGTCTATCGGGAAGTCTTCGAGACCATCCTGTTTTTCGCAGCCCTCGCCGCGCAAGGAAGCCGCAGCGCGATCGCCGTCGGAGCCGGAACTGCAGTGGTGATCCTTGCAGCAATCGCATGGGTCATGCTTCGTTACAGCCGGGTCCTGCCGATCGGAAAATTTTTCGCCTACAGCTCCGCGCTGATCGCCATCCTTGCGGTTGTCCTGGCTGGCAAGGGCGCGGGCGCGCTACAGGAAGCCGGCCTCCTTGGCATCACACCGCTCGCTCATTTTCCCCGCTTCCCGGCGATGGGGATATTTCCTTCGCTCGAACCTTTGTTGCTCCAGCTTCTCGCGCTTGCAATTCTCTGGATCGGCTATCGCTACAACAGTCGGCAACATCGCCGGATCGAGACAGCGCCCGGTCGATGA
- a CDS encoding helix-turn-helix transcriptional regulator → MPDTSNWNGRLSLGDYHALWSGSVGDAAAHRHFAAQAVFCAEPLTVVDADGARLSGRCLLIEPDTVHRLLPAPAAELWFVEPTVGFGPPVELKNRLICSDPIHVETPGQRSFWKNWLMRGTRPPLDPRITRAAASIDRLIPMGSVRLADVAEESRLSLGRFRHLFAAEIGMPFQRFVLWRRLIIAFDELGMRRSATEAAHMAGFSDSAHFARTIKAMFGIRASDLFIES, encoded by the coding sequence ATGCCCGACACGTCCAACTGGAACGGCCGACTTAGCCTCGGCGACTATCATGCTCTCTGGTCGGGTTCGGTTGGCGATGCCGCCGCGCACCGCCATTTTGCGGCGCAGGCGGTGTTTTGTGCCGAGCCGCTTACGGTGGTCGATGCTGATGGCGCGCGCCTGTCGGGGCGTTGCTTGCTCATCGAACCCGATACCGTGCACCGGCTGCTCCCCGCTCCCGCAGCGGAATTATGGTTCGTCGAGCCGACAGTGGGCTTCGGTCCGCCGGTAGAACTGAAAAACCGGCTGATCTGCTCCGATCCGATTCATGTCGAGACGCCGGGACAGCGGTCCTTCTGGAAAAACTGGCTCATGCGAGGCACCCGCCCCCCGCTCGATCCGCGCATCACCCGCGCCGCCGCCTCGATTGACCGCCTGATCCCCATGGGCTCTGTCCGTCTCGCGGATGTGGCGGAAGAGAGCCGCCTTTCGCTCGGCCGCTTCCGGCATCTCTTTGCCGCCGAGATCGGCATGCCCTTCCAGCGCTTTGTGCTCTGGCGACGGTTGATTATTGCCTTCGACGAATTGGGAATGCGCCGCAGCGCCACCGAGGCCGCACATATGGCCGGCTTCAGCGACAGCGCGCATTTCGCCCGCACGATCAAGGCGATGTTCGGTATTCGGGCAAGCGACCTTTTCATCGAATCATAG